In one window of Gemmatimonadota bacterium DNA:
- a CDS encoding aldo/keto reductase produces MLTIRSLGRQGLQVSALGLGCMGMSQSYGIPDDAESVATIHRALELGLDFFDTAEVYGPYTNEELLGRALKGRRHEAVIATKFGMRIENGAMTGVTSRPEDIRRAVEGSLRRLGTDHVDLLYQHRVDPDVPIEEVAGTVAALIKEGKARYFGLSEAGVQTIRRAHAVCPVSALQSEYSLWERNLEADVIPVLKELGIGLVPFSPLGRGFLTGTARRAEEYPEGDYRRNDPRFQGGNFDANMRAAQLVQELATSRGATPGQVALVWLLERGEGIVPIPGTKRRRYLEENLAAATLGLSAAELARLDAVLAPGTVAGPRYTEAMMRYVDR; encoded by the coding sequence ATGCTGACGATCCGTTCCCTCGGCCGGCAGGGCCTGCAGGTCTCCGCGCTCGGGCTCGGCTGCATGGGGATGAGCCAGTCCTACGGCATCCCCGACGACGCCGAGTCGGTCGCGACCATCCATCGCGCCCTCGAACTGGGCCTCGACTTCTTCGATACCGCCGAGGTCTACGGTCCCTACACCAACGAGGAACTGCTGGGGCGGGCCCTCAAGGGCCGGCGCCACGAGGCGGTCATCGCCACCAAGTTCGGCATGCGCATCGAGAACGGCGCGATGACCGGCGTGACCAGCCGGCCGGAGGACATCCGCCGCGCGGTGGAGGGCTCGCTCCGGCGGCTGGGCACCGATCACGTGGACCTGCTCTACCAGCACCGGGTGGATCCCGACGTGCCGATCGAGGAGGTGGCGGGGACGGTGGCGGCGCTCATCAAGGAAGGAAAGGCGCGCTACTTCGGCCTCTCCGAGGCCGGGGTGCAGACCATCCGCCGGGCCCACGCCGTCTGCCCCGTCTCCGCGCTCCAGAGCGAGTACTCCCTCTGGGAACGGAACCTCGAGGCGGACGTGATCCCGGTGCTCAAGGAGCTGGGGATCGGGCTGGTGCCGTTCAGCCCGCTCGGCCGCGGCTTCCTGACCGGCACCGCGCGCCGCGCGGAGGAGTACCCCGAGGGCGACTACCGGCGCAACGACCCGCGGTTCCAGGGCGGGAACTTCGACGCCAACATGCGCGCGGCCCAGCTGGTGCAGGAGCTGGCCACCTCGCGGGGCGCCACGCCCGGGCAGGTGGCGCTGGTGTGGCTGCTGGAGCGTGGCGAGGGGATCGTTCCCATCCCCGGGACCAAGCGCCGCCGGTACCTCGAGGAGAATCTCGCAGCGGCCACCCTCGGACTCAGCGCCGCGGAGCTGGCCCGGCTCGACGCCGTGCTGGCGCCGGGCACGGTGGCCGGGCCGCGGTACACCGAGGCCATGATGCGCTACGTGGACCGCTGA
- a CDS encoding PAS domain S-box protein, which yields MTPQHAGGVAHPLPLDSARPEVRRPAATDQLRLLAAAVGSAGEAIFTLSFEGRVTSWNRAAVALFGRDETAALGAPLDQVIGTDAAQRLAALLPELRRAVPALRLETVHRGRDGQAIDLGLSLWPILDGGSEPVGVGVIARDITSGKLEEEQFRLAIEANPLGLVIVDVAGSIQAVNNTSERLLGYSREELVGQSVDVLVPLELRALHATQRQEFMAAPRHRGMSDRVAELQVRRKDGTVFPASIALTPLVTRRGPMVMACITDITGVRAAAAAEARQRRELQRSNQELAQFAYVASHDLQEPLRMVASYTQLLAERYRGRLDERADKYIRYAVEGAGRMQRLVSDLLSISRVDSQARAPRPVDAGVVLARVLADMAATLEARGAAVAADPLPVVLADEVQLGQVLQNLVGNALKFVADRPPLVRISATPDGGQWRFAVEDNGIGIEPEYAARVFEMFQRLHPRGQYEGNGIGLSLAKKIIERHHGRIWLESTPGHGTTFYFTLPAPAEPPG from the coding sequence ATGACGCCGCAGCACGCCGGGGGCGTAGCCCACCCCCTTCCCCTCGACTCCGCACGCCCCGAGGTGCGCCGCCCGGCGGCCACCGATCAGCTCCGGCTCCTGGCCGCGGCGGTGGGGTCGGCCGGTGAGGCGATCTTCACCCTGAGCTTCGAGGGCCGGGTCACGTCGTGGAACCGTGCGGCCGTGGCGCTGTTCGGCCGGGACGAGACGGCCGCGCTGGGCGCCCCGCTGGACCAGGTGATCGGCACCGACGCGGCCCAGCGGCTGGCGGCCCTGCTCCCCGAGCTGCGCCGGGCCGTGCCGGCGCTGCGGCTGGAGACGGTCCATCGGGGCCGGGATGGCCAGGCCATCGACCTCGGCCTGTCCCTGTGGCCCATCCTCGACGGCGGCAGCGAGCCGGTGGGGGTGGGGGTCATCGCCCGCGACATCACCTCCGGCAAGCTCGAGGAGGAGCAGTTCCGCCTGGCCATCGAGGCCAACCCGCTCGGGCTGGTCATCGTGGACGTGGCGGGCAGCATCCAGGCCGTGAACAACACCAGCGAGCGGCTCCTGGGCTACTCGCGCGAGGAGCTGGTGGGGCAGTCCGTGGACGTGCTGGTCCCGCTCGAGCTGCGGGCGCTGCACGCGACCCAGCGGCAGGAGTTCATGGCGGCGCCCCGCCATCGCGGGATGAGCGACCGGGTGGCAGAGCTGCAGGTGCGGCGGAAGGACGGCACCGTCTTCCCGGCGAGCATCGCGCTCACCCCGCTCGTCACCCGCCGGGGGCCGATGGTGATGGCCTGCATCACCGACATCACTGGCGTCCGGGCGGCGGCGGCGGCGGAGGCGCGCCAGCGCCGGGAGCTGCAGCGCTCCAACCAGGAACTGGCCCAGTTCGCCTACGTGGCCTCGCACGACCTGCAGGAGCCCCTGCGCATGGTGGCGAGCTACACCCAGCTCCTGGCGGAGCGGTACCGGGGCCGCCTCGACGAGCGCGCCGACAAGTACATCCGCTACGCGGTGGAAGGCGCCGGCCGGATGCAGCGCCTGGTCAGCGACCTGCTTTCCATCTCGCGGGTGGACTCCCAGGCCAGGGCGCCGCGGCCGGTGGATGCCGGCGTGGTGCTCGCGCGGGTGCTGGCGGACATGGCCGCCACGCTCGAGGCGCGGGGCGCCGCGGTGGCCGCGGACCCGCTCCCGGTGGTCCTGGCGGATGAGGTGCAGCTCGGGCAGGTGCTGCAGAACCTGGTGGGCAACGCGCTCAAGTTCGTGGCCGACCGTCCCCCCCTGGTGCGGATCTCCGCGACGCCGGACGGCGGGCAGTGGCGCTTCGCGGTGGAGGACAACGGCATCGGCATCGAGCCGGAGTACGCCGCCCGGGTGTTCGAGATGTTCCAGCGGCTGCACCCGCGGGGCCAGTACGAGGGCAACGGCATCGGGCTCTCGCTGGCCAAGAAGATCATCGAGCGGCACCACGGCCGGATCTGGCTCGAGTCGACGCCGGGCCACGGCACCACGTTCTACTTCACGCTCCCCGCGCCGGCCGAGCCGCCGGGATGA
- a CDS encoding SRPBCC family protein, with product MLRKLLIAVAVALAVIVAVVATRPAHFSITRSATIAAPDSILFAQVNDFHRWEAWSPWEKLDPAMQKTYGGAGAGTGATYAWVGNKDVGEGRMSITESSPSSRILIKLEFLKPFAATNDTEFRFEPAAGGTTVTWTMSGENNFMAKAAGLFMDMDAMIGADFEKGLAQLKAVAEAAAAAPPSIPPAS from the coding sequence GTGCTCAGGAAGCTCCTCATCGCCGTCGCCGTGGCGCTCGCCGTGATCGTGGCCGTCGTGGCCACCCGCCCCGCGCACTTCAGCATCACCCGGTCGGCCACCATCGCCGCCCCGGATTCCATCCTGTTCGCCCAGGTGAACGACTTCCACCGCTGGGAGGCCTGGTCCCCCTGGGAGAAGCTCGATCCCGCCATGCAGAAGACCTACGGCGGCGCCGGGGCCGGCACCGGGGCTACCTACGCCTGGGTGGGCAACAAGGACGTGGGCGAGGGCCGGATGTCGATCACGGAGAGCAGCCCGTCGTCGCGGATCCTGATCAAGCTCGAGTTCCTCAAGCCCTTCGCCGCGACCAACGACACCGAGTTCCGCTTCGAGCCGGCCGCGGGGGGCACCACCGTGACCTGGACCATGTCGGGCGAGAACAACTTCATGGCCAAGGCGGCCGGCCTGTTCATGGACATGGACGCGATGATCGGCGCCGATTTCGAGAAGGGCCTGGCGCAGCTCAAGGCCGTGGCCGAGGCCGCCGCGGCCGCCCCGCCGTCCATCCCCCCCGCGTCCTGA
- a CDS encoding response regulator, whose amino-acid sequence MPDSRSPYQAQPIRVLLVEDNPGDSDMIRDRLDASRLWLEFFVVEDGVRAGDFLARRAPYEQAPRPDLILLDLNLPRRNGWEVLAQIKGDENLRRIPVVVLTSSDVERDIALSYEHGANAYITKPVDFEGFVRVVNAVEHFWFTIVRLPPHLDPPPVIPAGA is encoded by the coding sequence ATGCCGGACTCCCGCAGCCCGTACCAGGCACAGCCCATCCGCGTGCTGCTGGTCGAGGACAATCCCGGCGACTCCGACATGATCCGGGACCGGCTCGACGCGAGCCGGCTCTGGCTGGAGTTCTTCGTGGTGGAAGATGGCGTCCGGGCCGGCGATTTCCTGGCGCGGCGCGCCCCCTACGAACAGGCCCCCCGCCCCGACCTCATCCTGCTCGACCTCAACCTGCCACGCCGCAACGGCTGGGAGGTCCTGGCCCAGATCAAGGGCGACGAAAACCTCCGCCGCATCCCGGTGGTGGTCCTCACCTCCTCGGACGTGGAGCGGGACATCGCGCTCAGCTACGAGCACGGCGCCAACGCCTACATCACCAAGCCGGTTGACTTCGAGGGCTTCGTGCGGGTGGTCAACGCGGTGGAGCACTTCTGGTTCACCATCGTCCGCCTGCCCCCCCACCTCGACCCGCCGCCGGTCATCCCCGCCGGGGCTTGA
- a CDS encoding serine/threonine-protein phosphatase encodes MSSTELRTASIPVGAGPKPRDEELDLFGLTHIGKVRKQNQDHFLLCTVHPQVLVHATSLPTPDQLPLRGQRLATIMLVADGVGGGAGGGEASLLTVESITRYVSSSLHCYHAAGTTQAGEFEEALRAAAIEAHTAVRAEAASRSEPARMATTLTLAIVTWPWVYVVQVGDSRCYRYLQGELRQVTRDQTMAQALVDEGALPAESLKTSPLSHVLVSAIGGENALPEVSRLEIRDRNSVLLLCSDGLTKHVSDAEIAAQVGAMTSSEQLCRALLDLALERGGSDNITILVGRAPGPRP; translated from the coding sequence ATGAGCAGCACCGAGCTGCGGACCGCCTCGATACCCGTCGGCGCGGGCCCCAAGCCCCGCGACGAGGAGCTCGACCTCTTCGGGCTGACCCACATCGGGAAGGTGCGCAAGCAGAACCAGGATCACTTCCTGCTCTGCACCGTGCATCCGCAGGTGCTGGTGCACGCCACCAGCCTGCCCACCCCGGACCAGCTCCCGCTGCGCGGCCAGCGGCTGGCCACGATCATGCTGGTGGCCGATGGCGTCGGCGGCGGCGCCGGCGGCGGCGAGGCGAGCCTCCTCACCGTGGAGAGCATCACCCGCTACGTCTCCTCCAGCCTGCACTGCTATCACGCCGCCGGCACCACCCAGGCGGGGGAGTTTGAGGAGGCGCTGCGGGCCGCCGCCATCGAGGCCCACACGGCGGTGCGCGCGGAGGCGGCCAGCCGGTCCGAGCCGGCCCGCATGGCCACCACCCTCACCCTGGCCATCGTGACCTGGCCCTGGGTGTACGTGGTCCAGGTGGGCGACAGCCGCTGCTACCGCTACCTCCAGGGAGAGCTGCGGCAGGTGACCCGGGACCAGACCATGGCCCAGGCGCTGGTGGACGAGGGCGCGCTGCCGGCGGAGAGCCTCAAGACCTCGCCGCTCAGCCACGTGCTGGTGAGCGCCATCGGCGGCGAGAACGCGCTGCCGGAGGTGAGCCGGCTGGAGATCCGGGACCGCAACTCGGTGCTCCTGCTCTGCAGCGACGGGCTCACCAAGCACGTCTCCGACGCCGAGATCGCCGCGCAGGTCGGGGCCATGACCTCGTCCGAGCAGCTGTGCCGCGCGCTCCTGGACCTGGCCCTCGAGCGGGGCGGCAGCGACAACATCACCATCCTCGTCGGCCGTGCCCCCGGGCCGCGCCCCTGA
- a CDS encoding DinB family protein, with protein MVPREPWFQRQFTFDLPVSAAAGLIERLRGTPPRLTHRLVGRPVAQLTRRAGVHWSIQENAGHLGDLEPLWLARIEDLAAGRRTLAPADLDNRTTEDAGHNARPLSEVLATFEARRADLVAQLEQADEADWLRAALHPRLQAPMRLLDLAFFVAEHDDHHLATISELLRRDG; from the coding sequence ATGGTCCCTCGCGAGCCCTGGTTCCAGCGCCAGTTCACCTTTGACTTGCCGGTGAGCGCCGCGGCGGGGCTCATCGAGCGGCTGCGCGGCACGCCGCCACGCCTGACCCACCGGCTGGTGGGGCGCCCCGTGGCCCAGCTCACGCGCCGGGCCGGCGTGCACTGGTCCATCCAGGAGAATGCCGGCCACCTCGGCGACCTCGAGCCGCTGTGGCTGGCCCGGATCGAGGACCTGGCCGCCGGGCGCCGCACCCTGGCCCCCGCCGACCTCGACAACCGCACCACCGAGGACGCGGGCCACAACGCGCGCCCGCTCTCCGAGGTGCTGGCCACCTTCGAGGCCCGGCGCGCCGACCTCGTGGCGCAGCTGGAGCAGGCCGACGAGGCCGACTGGCTCCGCGCCGCCCTGCACCCGCGGCTGCAGGCCCCGATGCGGCTGCTCGACCTCGCCTTCTTCGTGGCCGAGCACGATGACCACCACCTGGCCACGATCAGCGAGTTGCTGCGCCGGGACGGTTGA
- a CDS encoding Ig-like domain-containing protein: MKRSSAAAPGLFSGAHKWFTGILTTAAALLALAVNARNLGIAPWLGLLDLNFADHAASRIVLTPRSDTLRALGDTAVLTATVTDAHGAALAGATLRWRSVDTSIAVVDSGGAVVARAPGRSSIEVTVREVTARATIHVVQQPASITLVGDSAVRLADGDSLRLLAQVQDARGHRVLGLFPRWETADSAVLAVDSLGLARALAPGRAYVRVSAGGQQARLRVDVALAPAALVLQSGEGQRALAGRRLPDPVVLQVRARAGQPVPGTQVLLSADDEAGRVEPDTATTDADGRVRAAWTLSPRAGIQHLVARVPGVDSALTVTAEADPAPGNVRIEVLSPDLRGVAGEELSQPVLVRLTDTLGLALGLVRIGWSSLEGGTIAGSARTDSSGAAQAYWTLGRRAGRQRLLVQVGNPRLIPATPVVAVAEAGAPSGVVLQSGQGQRATAGTRLPKAIVVLVRDAGGNPVGGASVTVLPAAGSVEDSVLITGPDGRAAVRWTLGAAAGEQRLALRLAGTAASVQVTATSRAPVPVAPARVKPRRG; this comes from the coding sequence ATGAAGCGCTCCTCCGCCGCCGCGCCCGGCCTGTTCAGCGGCGCGCACAAGTGGTTCACCGGCATCCTCACCACCGCCGCGGCGCTGCTCGCCCTGGCGGTGAACGCGCGCAATCTCGGGATCGCGCCCTGGCTCGGCCTGCTCGACCTCAACTTCGCCGACCACGCCGCCAGCCGGATCGTCCTCACCCCACGCAGTGATACCCTCCGGGCCCTCGGCGACACCGCGGTGCTCACCGCCACCGTCACCGACGCCCACGGCGCGGCGCTGGCCGGCGCCACCCTCCGCTGGCGCAGCGTGGACACCAGCATCGCGGTGGTGGATTCCGGCGGCGCGGTGGTGGCGCGCGCCCCGGGCCGCAGCAGCATCGAGGTGACGGTGCGGGAGGTGACCGCGCGGGCCACCATCCATGTGGTGCAGCAGCCCGCCAGCATCACCCTCGTGGGCGACAGCGCCGTGCGGCTCGCCGATGGCGACTCCCTCCGGCTGCTGGCCCAGGTGCAGGATGCCCGCGGCCACCGGGTGCTCGGACTCTTCCCCCGCTGGGAGACCGCCGACTCCGCCGTGCTCGCGGTCGATTCGCTGGGTCTTGCCCGCGCCCTGGCCCCCGGGCGCGCCTACGTGCGGGTCAGCGCCGGGGGCCAGCAGGCCCGCCTCCGGGTGGATGTGGCGCTCGCCCCCGCGGCGCTGGTGCTGCAGAGCGGGGAAGGCCAGCGTGCCCTCGCGGGCCGCCGGCTCCCCGACCCGGTGGTGCTCCAGGTGCGGGCGCGCGCCGGCCAGCCCGTCCCGGGCACCCAGGTACTGCTCTCCGCCGACGACGAGGCGGGGCGGGTCGAGCCGGATACCGCCACCACGGACGCCGACGGCCGGGTACGCGCCGCCTGGACGCTGAGCCCCCGGGCGGGAATCCAGCACCTCGTGGCGCGGGTGCCGGGCGTGGACAGCGCCCTCACCGTCACCGCCGAGGCCGATCCCGCCCCCGGCAACGTGCGGATCGAGGTCCTGAGCCCCGACCTGCGCGGGGTGGCGGGCGAGGAGCTGTCCCAGCCAGTGCTGGTCCGGCTCACCGACACCCTGGGCCTGGCGCTGGGCCTGGTGCGGATCGGGTGGAGCAGCCTCGAGGGCGGGACGATCGCGGGCTCGGCCCGCACCGACTCCTCCGGTGCCGCGCAGGCGTACTGGACTCTGGGCCGGCGCGCCGGGCGCCAGCGGCTGCTGGTGCAGGTGGGGAATCCGCGGCTCATCCCCGCCACGCCGGTGGTGGCCGTGGCCGAGGCGGGCGCGCCGAGCGGCGTGGTGCTGCAGTCGGGGCAGGGCCAGCGGGCCACGGCGGGCACGCGGCTGCCCAAGGCCATCGTGGTGCTGGTGCGGGATGCCGGCGGCAATCCGGTGGGTGGCGCCTCAGTGACGGTGCTGCCGGCGGCCGGGTCGGTGGAGGACTCCGTGCTCATCACCGGGCCCGATGGCCGCGCCGCGGTGCGCTGGACCCTCGGTGCCGCGGCGGGGGAGCAGCGGCTGGCCCTGCGCCTGGCGGGCACGGCGGCCTCGGTGCAGGTGACCGCCACCAGCCGCGCCCCGGTGCCGGTCGCGCCGGCGCGGGTCAAGCCCCGGCGGGGATGA
- a CDS encoding exo-alpha-sialidase, translating to MSGVRLLVGTRKGAFILTADGTRQRWSVAGPHFGGWELYHLKASPARPDRMYASQSSGWFGQQIQRSDDGGTTWEPVGNEFAYQGTPGTHQWYDGTQHPWEFKRVWHLEPSLTDPDTVYAGVEDAAFFRSTDGGRSWQELPGLRDAKGHLWQPGAGGMGLHTIVQHPTNRQRLFIAISAAGAFRTDDGGVSWRPITKGLDSKYPLPDATAEVGHCVHRIALNPARPDVLFMQKHWDVLRSDDAGESWREISGNLPSDFGFPIVVHPHQPDTVYVVPIKSDSEHYPPEGKLRVYRSRVGGNEWEPLTRGLPQQDCYVNILRGAMSVDTLDAGGIYFGTTGGQVYGSFDGGDSWTAIVRDLPAVLSVEAQTLA from the coding sequence ATGAGCGGCGTACGCCTGCTGGTCGGCACCCGGAAGGGTGCGTTCATCCTCACCGCGGACGGGACGCGGCAGCGCTGGTCCGTCGCCGGCCCGCACTTCGGCGGATGGGAGCTCTACCACCTCAAGGCCTCGCCGGCCCGGCCCGACCGCATGTACGCCTCGCAGTCGAGCGGCTGGTTCGGCCAGCAGATCCAACGCTCCGACGACGGGGGAACCACCTGGGAGCCGGTCGGCAACGAGTTCGCCTACCAGGGCACCCCCGGCACCCACCAGTGGTACGACGGCACCCAGCACCCCTGGGAGTTCAAGCGGGTGTGGCACCTCGAGCCCTCGCTGACCGACCCCGACACGGTGTACGCCGGGGTGGAGGACGCCGCCTTCTTCCGCAGCACCGACGGCGGCCGGAGCTGGCAGGAACTGCCCGGCCTGCGCGACGCCAAGGGACATCTCTGGCAGCCCGGCGCGGGCGGGATGGGGCTGCACACGATCGTGCAGCACCCGACCAACCGCCAGCGACTGTTCATCGCCATCTCGGCGGCGGGCGCCTTCCGGACCGACGACGGCGGCGTGAGCTGGCGGCCCATCACGAAGGGCCTCGACTCCAAGTACCCGCTCCCCGACGCGACCGCCGAGGTGGGCCACTGCGTGCACCGGATCGCGCTCAACCCGGCGCGGCCCGACGTGCTGTTCATGCAGAAGCACTGGGACGTGCTGCGCAGCGACGACGCGGGCGAGTCGTGGCGGGAGATCAGCGGCAACCTTCCCAGTGACTTCGGCTTTCCCATCGTGGTGCACCCGCACCAGCCCGATACGGTGTACGTGGTGCCGATCAAGAGCGACTCCGAGCACTACCCGCCCGAGGGCAAGCTCCGGGTGTACCGCAGCCGGGTGGGCGGCAACGAGTGGGAGCCGCTGACCCGGGGGCTGCCGCAGCAGGACTGCTACGTGAACATCCTGCGCGGCGCCATGAGCGTCGACACCCTCGACGCCGGGGGGATCTACTTCGGCACCACCGGCGGCCAGGTCTACGGGTCGTTCGATGGCGGGGACAGCTGGACCGCCATCGTCCGGGACCTCCCGGCGGTGCTGTCGGTCGAGGCGCAGACGCTGGCATGA
- a CDS encoding MoaD/ThiS family protein yields MIRVVLPEHLRRLAQVGEEAVLEVAPPLTRGALLDALEARYPMLRGAIRDHGTLRRRAFIRFFAGGVDLSHEPADAPLPEAVARGAEPFLVVGALAGG; encoded by the coding sequence ATGATCCGGGTGGTACTGCCGGAGCACCTGCGCCGGCTGGCGCAGGTGGGGGAGGAGGCCGTGCTCGAGGTGGCGCCCCCGCTGACGCGGGGGGCGCTGCTCGATGCGCTGGAGGCCCGGTATCCCATGCTCCGGGGCGCCATCCGCGATCACGGCACCCTCAGGCGCCGCGCCTTCATCCGGTTCTTCGCTGGCGGCGTGGACCTCTCCCACGAGCCCGCCGACGCCCCCCTGCCGGAGGCGGTGGCCCGTGGGGCCGAGCCCTTCCTGGTGGTCGGGGCCCTCGCGGGCGGCTAG
- a CDS encoding EAL domain-containing protein, producing the protein MSLPPLRRILFVDDDRAVARAFALTVRPLGYEADVAAAGAEAIRLARTRFYPIIVTDLRMPGMDGLTLIERLRPLCPATAFVILTGYPELDLRASLMGDGAISSVVRKPWLEEELEATLARAYELHQRRARRMRDEPGPEDSPPTVLLVEDNPGDADLAAEYLREEYAGTQVVHLTRLEAAIEYLHNTSVEAVISDLSLPDARGFDAVTRICAAAPGVPLLVLSGLADEDLGQLVIQLGAQDFLIKGTINSENLLRALRHARERKRGEQRLLQQAQHDPLTGLVNRAAFHDRVTVACTRARRGGRRFGVMFIDLDRFKEVNDTLGHEAGDALLQEIGRRVEAAVRDYDTVARLGGDEFAVLVEDIESEGRVTELARRILDAFALPVRHEGHDIAITGSIGIAVHPEAGRATADLLRAADEAMYLAKQSGRNRMQVYASHGRNGAGTPPGQEVQLAVARGDFVLHFQPQVALPGGALVGVEALLRWRRNGSLLGPGHFLAELEESGSIREVGMWVLGQACAQLAAWRTAGAPSLRLALNLSARQLQAPEFLSALQAQLAASALPAEALDIEISERTLMLLPAEANHRLDALRALGVRLTVDGFGTGFSSPAHLVRHGIRSLKIARAFVSTAPTDLEAARLVRAITGLGKLLEFDVVADGIETEAQHAFARAAGCTHGQGFLFGTPQAEWSPLM; encoded by the coding sequence ATGAGCCTCCCGCCGCTCCGCCGCATCCTCTTCGTGGACGACGACCGCGCGGTGGCGCGGGCGTTCGCCCTGACCGTGCGGCCCCTGGGCTACGAAGCCGACGTGGCCGCCGCCGGCGCCGAAGCCATCCGGCTCGCGCGTACCCGGTTCTATCCCATCATCGTGACCGACCTGCGGATGCCGGGCATGGACGGGCTCACGCTCATCGAGCGACTGCGCCCGCTGTGCCCCGCTACCGCCTTCGTGATCCTGACCGGCTACCCGGAGCTCGACCTCCGCGCCAGCCTGATGGGGGACGGCGCGATCTCGTCGGTGGTGCGCAAGCCGTGGCTGGAGGAGGAGCTGGAAGCCACGCTCGCCCGTGCCTACGAGCTGCACCAGCGGCGGGCGCGGCGCATGCGCGACGAGCCCGGCCCCGAGGATTCCCCGCCCACGGTGCTGCTGGTGGAGGACAATCCCGGCGATGCCGACCTGGCGGCGGAGTACCTGCGCGAGGAGTATGCTGGCACGCAGGTGGTGCACCTGACCCGGCTGGAGGCCGCCATCGAGTACCTGCACAACACCTCGGTGGAGGCGGTGATCTCCGACCTCTCCCTGCCCGACGCCCGCGGCTTCGACGCCGTGACCCGGATCTGTGCCGCCGCGCCCGGGGTGCCGCTGCTGGTGCTGAGCGGCCTGGCCGACGAGGACCTGGGGCAGCTGGTCATCCAGCTCGGCGCCCAGGATTTCCTGATCAAGGGCACCATCAACTCCGAGAACCTGCTGCGCGCCCTGCGCCACGCGAGGGAGCGCAAGCGGGGGGAGCAGCGGCTGCTGCAGCAGGCGCAGCATGACCCGCTCACCGGGCTGGTGAACCGCGCCGCCTTCCACGACCGGGTCACGGTGGCCTGCACCCGGGCCCGCCGCGGGGGGCGCCGCTTCGGGGTGATGTTCATCGACCTCGACCGCTTCAAGGAAGTGAACGACACCCTGGGCCACGAGGCCGGGGACGCCCTGCTGCAGGAAATCGGGCGGCGGGTGGAGGCGGCGGTCCGCGACTACGACACCGTGGCCCGGCTGGGTGGGGATGAGTTTGCCGTGCTGGTGGAAGACATCGAGAGCGAGGGGCGGGTGACGGAACTGGCCCGGCGCATCCTCGATGCCTTTGCCTTGCCGGTCCGGCACGAGGGACATGACATCGCCATCACCGGCAGCATCGGGATCGCCGTGCACCCCGAGGCCGGCCGCGCCACCGCCGACCTGCTGCGCGCCGCCGACGAGGCGATGTACCTCGCCAAGCAGTCGGGCCGGAACCGGATGCAGGTCTACGCCAGCCACGGCCGGAACGGCGCCGGCACGCCTCCCGGGCAGGAAGTCCAGCTGGCGGTGGCCCGGGGCGACTTCGTGCTGCACTTCCAGCCCCAGGTGGCGCTGCCGGGGGGCGCGCTGGTCGGGGTGGAGGCGCTGCTGCGCTGGCGTCGCAACGGCAGCCTGCTCGGCCCCGGGCACTTCCTGGCGGAGCTCGAGGAGTCGGGGTCCATCCGGGAGGTGGGAATGTGGGTGCTGGGACAGGCGTGTGCCCAGCTGGCCGCCTGGCGGACCGCGGGCGCGCCCTCCCTCCGGCTGGCCCTCAACCTCTCCGCCCGGCAGCTGCAGGCGCCGGAGTTCCTCTCCGCGCTGCAGGCACAGCTCGCGGCGAGCGCCCTCCCCGCCGAGGCGCTCGACATCGAGATCTCAGAGCGGACCCTGATGCTGCTCCCGGCCGAAGCCAACCACCGGCTCGACGCGCTCCGGGCGCTCGGGGTGCGGCTCACGGTCGATGGGTTCGGCACCGGGTTCTCCTCGCCGGCGCACCTGGTGCGCCACGGCATCCGCTCCCTCAAGATCGCGCGGGCCTTCGTGTCCACCGCGCCGACCGACCTCGAGGCGGCGCGGCTGGTGCGAGCCATCACGGGGCTCGGGAAGTTGCTCGAGTTCGACGTGGTGGCCGACGGCATCGAGACCGAGGCCCAGCACGCGTTCGCCCGGGCCGCCGGCTGCACGCACGGCCAGGGCTTCCTGTTCGGTACGCCGCAGGCCGAGTGGTCCCCCCTCATGTGA